TGGTCCACTGCCGGATCACGGGGTACGGCGACGAAGGCCCCTATGGCGGTCTGCCGGGGTACGACGCCGCGGTGCAGGCCATGGCAGGCCTCCTGTCCTTCAACGGCGACGCCGATGGCGAGCCTGTCCGGCTGGGGGTCCCGGTGGTGGACCTCACCACGGGGATGAACGCCGCGATGGCGGCGCTGCTGGCGCTGCAGGCGCGCACCAGGACCGGCCGCGGACAGTTGGCGGACGTGAGCCTGTACGACAGCGCGGTGTCGGTGGCGCACCCCTTCCTCACGAACTTCCTGCACTCCGGCAAGGTGCCGAGGCCGACGGGGAACCGCCATGCGAACATCGTTCCGTACAACGTATACAACACGGCCACGGTGCCTCTGTTCATCGCCGTGGCCAATGACCGGCTGTTCGGCAAGCTGTGCGGCCACCTCGGCGCCCCGGACCTCCCCAGGGACCCGCGATTCGCGACGAACCGGGCACGGGTCGAGAACCGGGATGCCCTGGAAGTCCGCCTCTGCGAGGTTTTTGCGCGGCTCGAAGGCGAGGCGCTTGGCGAGCGGCTGCTGGCGGACGGCGTACCCGCGGCCCCCATCCTGGACATCAAGGCCGTCGCCAGCTCGGAGCATGCGAAGTTCCGGCAAATGGTCGTGCGCCAGGATGGCTACGTCGGGCCAGGCATCCCCATCAAGCTCTCGGACACGCCCGCGAGCATCCGCCGGCCGCCGCCGGTGCTTGGAAACCTTTCTCCTGACGACGCCCGGGCGTGAGGGCCGGTTGCCGATCAAACCGCAGGACAACCGAGGAGGTGCCAGGTAGTATGTAAAGTATCGGCTTTCGGCCACCCGCTCATCTGCCATCGTGATCAGGACCCAGGAAATTCAAGCGTGGATCAATACCGACTATGAAGCGATGCCG
This region of Alicycliphilus denitrificans K601 genomic DNA includes:
- a CDS encoding CaiB/BaiF CoA transferase family protein produces the protein MSTELRPGALEGIKVVDASRVLAGPFAGQILGDHGADVIKIESPEGDECRGFGPPFVNGSSAYFNAVNRNKQSVVLDLGKEQERQRLMDLLATADVLIENFKLSTLQSWGIPDARWFTQTFPRLVHCRITGYGDEGPYGGLPGYDAAVQAMAGLLSFNGDADGEPVRLGVPVVDLTTGMNAAMAALLALQARTRTGRGQLADVSLYDSAVSVAHPFLTNFLHSGKVPRPTGNRHANIVPYNVYNTATVPLFIAVANDRLFGKLCGHLGAPDLPRDPRFATNRARVENRDALEVRLCEVFARLEGEALGERLLADGVPAAPILDIKAVASSEHAKFRQMVVRQDGYVGPGIPIKLSDTPASIRRPPPVLGNLSPDDARA